The following proteins are encoded in a genomic region of Nicotiana sylvestris chromosome 4, ASM39365v2, whole genome shotgun sequence:
- the LOC138889722 gene encoding uncharacterized protein, producing the protein MAEDPVNKETLDILSPLYMHPSESADLNSLSKDLADSLQYVSDAKELWQELEDRYDQTNGAKLYQLQKEINDLSQGTLDIIGYYTNMKKLWEEFNTLNAYAQCSCQCICRAKANMHKAE; encoded by the exons ATGGCTGAAGATCCTGTAAACAAAGAGACTTTAGATATTTTAAGTCCCCTATACATGCATCCGTCGGAGAGTGCAG ATTTGAATTCCCTTTCAAAAGACCTAGCGGACAGTTTACAATATGTGAGTGATGCAAAGGAGTTATGGCAGGAATTAGAAGATAGGTATGATCAAACCAATGGTGCAAAACTCTATCAACTCCAGAAAGAAATCAATGATTTGAGTCAAGGAACTCTGGATATAATAGGCTATTACACAAATATGAAGAAGCTGTGGGAAGAGTTCAACACATTGAATGCATATGCACAGTGTAGCTGCCAATGCATCTGCAGAGCTAAGGCTAATATGCACAAGGCTGAGTAA
- the LOC104238800 gene encoding uncharacterized protein codes for MALIKDSPKKKQPKNSYFLRCYGFPINQEKLSSDKVKRKQSSCFSFKIFQRKQSPAKTVPIDTATTTAAVKVGAEKLNTSGDIHVVKLEKKVSVKRQQLPTATTINVPDQVPVTGQTIHFNRFNKTKYDKHQDIILGNSKKLDDLQHSSCQNGLIRSFTIANNDNASNLVIGSPQDKHEISRTVSLPPPKLNKQPTPTPTNRDKVDEEKDTTFNKGHFDSVIGMSILMVTLIIMLFWGKFCAIVCTSAWFYFLPRFRAKNELVINGGNLDVNSKEYKKKVVLNGFLERNHRNYVGS; via the exons ATGGCTCTAATCAAAGATAGCCCCAAAAAGAAACAGCCCAAAAACAGCTACTTTCTGAGATGCTATGGATTTCCCATTAATCAAGAAAAGCTATCTTCTGATAAAGTCAAGAGAAAACAGAGCTCCTGCTTCTCTTTTAAGATATTTCAGAGAAAACAATCGCCGGCTAAAACTGTTCCAATTGACACAGCCACCACCACCGCCGCCGTCAAGGTTGGAGCTGAGAAATTGAACACAAGTGGAGATATTCATGTGGTGAAGTTGGAGAAGAAGGTTTCTGTTAAAAGACAACAGCTGCCGACTGCAACTACTATTAACGTGCCTGATCAGGTGCCGGTAACCGGTCAAACCATCCATTTTAACAGGTTTAATAAG ACCAAGTATGATAAGCATCAGGACATCATCCTCGGGAACAGCAAAAAGTTGGATGACTTGCAACATTCGTCGTGCCAAAACGGATTAATCAGAAGCTTTACAATTGCAAATAATGATAATGCAAGCAACCTTGTAATTGGTTCACCACAAGACAAGCATGAGATCAGCCGAACAGTTTCTCTGCCGCCACCAAAGCTGAACAAGCAACCAACGCCAACGCCAACCAACAGAGACAAAGTTGATGAAGAAAAAGACACGACATTTAATAAAGGCCACTTTGACTCCGTTATCGGGATGTCAATATTAATGGTGACACTAATTATAATGTTGTTTTGGGGCAAGTTTTGTGCCATTGTTTGTACCTCTGCATGGTTTTATTTTCTCCCTAGATTTCGTGCCAAGAATGAGCTCGTAATTAATGGTGGCAACCTCGACGTGAATTCGAAGGAATATAAGAAGAAGGTGGTGTTGAATGGGTTTCTTGAGAGAAACCATCGAAATTATGTTGGATCTTAA